In one Nicotiana sylvestris chromosome 8, ASM39365v2, whole genome shotgun sequence genomic region, the following are encoded:
- the LOC138875229 gene encoding uncharacterized protein, which produces MASETIKGEITLPVNVASTTQNVKFHVTEGDMRYNALLRRTWIHYMRALPSTLHQMMKFQTKDRIKTMYGEQHAAREIFAVDDVAPTPVPPPSKEQKDKQKVK; this is translated from the coding sequence atggcaagtgaaacaataaAAGGGGAAAtaaccctcccagtcaacgtggccagcacaacccaaaatgtcaaattccatgtcaccgaaggagacatgagatacaatgccttgctcAGAAGGAcatggatacactacatgagagcactaccatcaacccttcatcaaatgatgaagttccaAACAAAGGATCGAATAAAAACCatgtacggggaacaacatgcagcaagGGAGATATTCGCAGTAGACGACGTGGCACCGACACCAGTACCTCCACCTTCGAAGGAGCAAAAGGATAAGCAAAAAGTAAAATAA